In a single window of the Mustela nigripes isolate SB6536 chromosome 17, MUSNIG.SB6536, whole genome shotgun sequence genome:
- the LOC132005382 gene encoding dnaJ homolog subfamily A member 2-like: MTYKIGLVEALCGFQFTFKHLDGRQIVVKYPPGKVIEPGCVRVVRGEGMPQYRNPFEKGDLYIKFDVQFPENNWINPDKLSELEDLLPSRPEVPNIIGDTEEVELQEFDSTRGSGGGQRREAYNDSSDEESSSHHGPGVQCAHQ; this comes from the exons ATGACATATAAAATAGGACTTGTTGAAGCTCTGTGTGGATTTCAGTTCACATTTAAGCACCTTGATGGACGTCAGATTGTGGTAAAATACCCCCCTGGAAAAGTAATTGAACCAG GTTGTGTCCGTGTAGTTCGAGGGGAAGGAATGCCACAGTATCGTAATCCCTTTGAAAAAGGTGATCTTTACATAAAGTTTGATGTGCAGTTTCCTGAAAACAACTGGATCAACCCAGACAAGCTTTCT GAACTAGAAGATCTTCTACCATCTAGACCAGAAGTTCCAAACATAATTGGAGACACAGAGGAGGTAGAGCTTCAAGAATTTGATAGCACTCGGGGCTCGGGAGGTGGTCAGAGGCGTGAAGCCTATAATGATAGCTCTGATGAAGAAAGCAGCAGCCATCATGGACCAGGAGTGCAATGTGCCCATCAGTAA